A single genomic interval of Terriglobales bacterium harbors:
- a CDS encoding GxxExxY protein translates to MEQGTKPAWSLIELSHQVIKAALKVHSALGPGLLESAYEACLAYELRKAGFQVNTQVLLPVIYDTVKLDLGYRMDLVVEDQIVIEIKSIDQVAPVHKAQLLSYLRLSKKKVGILMNFNVTHLREGIHRVVNGPNLKLPS, encoded by the coding sequence GTGGAGCAAGGCACAAAACCAGCGTGGTCGTTGATCGAGCTCAGTCATCAGGTTATTAAGGCCGCTCTTAAGGTGCATTCGGCGCTTGGCCCCGGCCTACTGGAGAGCGCATATGAAGCGTGCCTTGCTTACGAACTGCGCAAGGCCGGATTTCAAGTGAACACGCAGGTTCTTCTTCCGGTTATTTACGATACGGTTAAGCTCGATCTGGGATATCGGATGGATCTCGTCGTGGAGGACCAGATCGTTATTGAAATCAAGTCAATCGACCAAGTTGCTCCTGTGCACAAAGCGCAACTGCTCTCGTATCTCCGGTTGAGCAAGAAAAAAGTAGGAATTCTGATGAACTTCAACGTTACTCATCTTCGAGAAGGTATTCACCGTGTCGTGAATGGCCCTAACCTGAAACTTCCTTCGTGA